A single Candoia aspera isolate rCanAsp1 chromosome 7, rCanAsp1.hap2, whole genome shotgun sequence DNA region contains:
- the ELK3 gene encoding ETS domain-containing protein Elk-3 isoform X2: MESAITLWQFLLQLLLDQKHEHLICWTSNDGEFKLLKAEEVAKLWGLRKNKTNMNYDKLSRALRYYYDKNIIKKVIGQKFVYKFVSFPEILKMDPHAVEFSRESLLLQDSDCKIPLESREQHKHGLPVLKGASRNEYIHSGLYSSFTINSLQNQPETLKQIKTEKLEEKLEEATPLEEVRTVIRFVTNKTDKQVMRPVVSLPSTSEAANASAFLASSVSAKISSLMLPNATSISSASPSSSRSPSLSPNSPLPSEHRNIYLESTCHDSDSLEPLNLSSGSKAKSPALPPKAKKPKGLEISTPPMVLSSTDLGSIALNSPALPSGSLTPAFFTAQTPNGLLLTPSPLLSSIHFWSSLSPVAPLSPARLQGPNTLFQVSWSI, encoded by the exons ATGGAGAGTGCCATCACGCTGTGGCAATTCCTGTTGCAGTTGCTTCTTGATCAGAAACATGAACACCTGATTTGTTGGACATCCAATGATGGCGAATTTAAGTTACTTAAGGCAGAAGAAGTGGCTAAGCTGTGGGGActcagaaaaaacaaaactaacatGAATTATGATAAACTGAGCAGAGCTCTGAGATACTATTATgacaag AACATTATCAAGAAGGTGATAGGTCAGAAGTTTGTGTACAAGTTTGTTTCATTCCCGGAGATCTTAAAGATGGATCCTCATGCTGTGGAATTCAGCAGGGAAAGCCTTTTGCTGCAGGACAGTGACTGCAAGATACCTCTGGAGAGCAGAGAACAGCATAAACATGGTCTCCCGGTCTTGAAAGGCGCAAGCCGCAATGAATACATTCATTCGGGGCTGTACTCATCTTTCACCATCAATTCCTTACAAAATCAGCCAGAAACTCTCAAGCAAATTAAAACAGAGAAGCTGGAGGAGAAATTGGAAGAGGCCACACCTCTGGAAGAAGTCCGGACTGTTATTAGATTTGTGACAAACAAAACAGACAAGCAAGTCATGAGGCCTGTTGTGTCATTGCCATCTACATCCGAAGCAGCAAATGCTTCTGCATTTTTAGCATCCTCTGTCTCTGCAAAAATATCATCCTTAATGTTGCCCAACGCAACTAGCATCTCCTCAGCTTCACCATCTTCCTCCCGATCACCATCTCTGTCACCTAACTCTCCCCTTCCCTCAGAACACAGAAACATCTATCTGGAGTCTACTTGCCATGATTCAGATTCTCTTGAGCCACTGAACCTCTCTTCAGGATCCAAAGCAAAATCTCCTGCTCTTCCCCCAAAGGCTAAGAAACCCAAAGGCTTAGAGATCTCCACACCACCAATGGTTCTTTCAAGTACTGACCTCGGTTCTATTGCCCTCAATAGCCCTGCGCTTCCTTCAGGATCCTTGACTCCTGCTTTCTTCACTGCACAG ACTCCAAATGGGTTACTGTTGACCCCAAGTCCACTGCTTTCTAGCATTCACTTTTGGAGCAGCCTCAGTCCTGTTGCTCCCTTGAGTCCTGCCAGGCTGCAAGGACCAAACACCTTGTTCCAGGTAAGTTGGAGCAT ATGA
- the ELK3 gene encoding ETS domain-containing protein Elk-3 isoform X1: MESAITLWQFLLQLLLDQKHEHLICWTSNDGEFKLLKAEEVAKLWGLRKNKTNMNYDKLSRALRYYYDKNIIKKVIGQKFVYKFVSFPEILKMDPHAVEFSRESLLLQDSDCKIPLESREQHKHGLPVLKGASRNEYIHSGLYSSFTINSLQNQPETLKQIKTEKLEEKLEEATPLEEVRTVIRFVTNKTDKQVMRPVVSLPSTSEAANASAFLASSVSAKISSLMLPNATSISSASPSSSRSPSLSPNSPLPSEHRNIYLESTCHDSDSLEPLNLSSGSKAKSPALPPKAKKPKGLEISTPPMVLSSTDLGSIALNSPALPSGSLTPAFFTAQTPNGLLLTPSPLLSSIHFWSSLSPVAPLSPARLQGPNTLFQFPTLLNGHIPMQIPSLDGASSPVLLSPNAHKS; encoded by the exons ATGGAGAGTGCCATCACGCTGTGGCAATTCCTGTTGCAGTTGCTTCTTGATCAGAAACATGAACACCTGATTTGTTGGACATCCAATGATGGCGAATTTAAGTTACTTAAGGCAGAAGAAGTGGCTAAGCTGTGGGGActcagaaaaaacaaaactaacatGAATTATGATAAACTGAGCAGAGCTCTGAGATACTATTATgacaag AACATTATCAAGAAGGTGATAGGTCAGAAGTTTGTGTACAAGTTTGTTTCATTCCCGGAGATCTTAAAGATGGATCCTCATGCTGTGGAATTCAGCAGGGAAAGCCTTTTGCTGCAGGACAGTGACTGCAAGATACCTCTGGAGAGCAGAGAACAGCATAAACATGGTCTCCCGGTCTTGAAAGGCGCAAGCCGCAATGAATACATTCATTCGGGGCTGTACTCATCTTTCACCATCAATTCCTTACAAAATCAGCCAGAAACTCTCAAGCAAATTAAAACAGAGAAGCTGGAGGAGAAATTGGAAGAGGCCACACCTCTGGAAGAAGTCCGGACTGTTATTAGATTTGTGACAAACAAAACAGACAAGCAAGTCATGAGGCCTGTTGTGTCATTGCCATCTACATCCGAAGCAGCAAATGCTTCTGCATTTTTAGCATCCTCTGTCTCTGCAAAAATATCATCCTTAATGTTGCCCAACGCAACTAGCATCTCCTCAGCTTCACCATCTTCCTCCCGATCACCATCTCTGTCACCTAACTCTCCCCTTCCCTCAGAACACAGAAACATCTATCTGGAGTCTACTTGCCATGATTCAGATTCTCTTGAGCCACTGAACCTCTCTTCAGGATCCAAAGCAAAATCTCCTGCTCTTCCCCCAAAGGCTAAGAAACCCAAAGGCTTAGAGATCTCCACACCACCAATGGTTCTTTCAAGTACTGACCTCGGTTCTATTGCCCTCAATAGCCCTGCGCTTCCTTCAGGATCCTTGACTCCTGCTTTCTTCACTGCACAG ACTCCAAATGGGTTACTGTTGACCCCAAGTCCACTGCTTTCTAGCATTCACTTTTGGAGCAGCCTCAGTCCTGTTGCTCCCTTGAGTCCTGCCAGGCTGCAAGGACCAAACACCTTGTTCCAG TTTCCAACTCTGCTAAATGGTCACATTCCAATGCAAATTCCCAGCTTGGATGGGGCCTCGTCTCCAGTTCTCCTTTCTCCAAATGCTCATAAGTCCTGA